The following are encoded together in the Cyanobacterium aponinum PCC 10605 genome:
- a CDS encoding ABC transporter substrate-binding protein, which produces MFLSLFGSRLQSLFVYLSWFIAGLLLTFLVSCTTSVSNPSESIEFWTMQLQPQFTSYFQELNSSFEQENPPSKVEWIDVPWNAMESKILTAVSAKTAPDVVNLNPDFASQLASRNAWLNLDTQIPSEVKDKYLGKIWDGNSINLCSAENQCEKIIFGIPWYLTTTITVYNEDLLNQAGVSQPPQTFADLAVVAQQVKEKTGKYAFFVPFVANDSNEVLQSFVQMGVSLLDENGKATFNTPEGLKVFQYWVDLYQRDLLPPEILTQGHRHAIELYQAGELALLGTGAEFLKTIATNAPTIYEKSNVTSQITGDTGKKNVAVMNLVIPKDTDKSEEALKYALFVTNGENQLKFTQQANVLPSHKDAIASYISSLEKENSNDILIQGRKISAQQLEEAEVLIPPVKNIGQLKKIIYDNIQQAMLGEKTVEQAINDAANQWDNSTRS; this is translated from the coding sequence ATGTTTTTGAGTTTATTTGGCTCTCGTTTACAATCTCTTTTTGTTTATTTATCTTGGTTTATTGCTGGATTATTGTTAACTTTTCTCGTCAGTTGTACTACTTCGGTGTCCAATCCATCAGAAAGTATTGAATTTTGGACAATGCAATTACAACCTCAATTTACTAGCTATTTTCAGGAATTAAATAGTAGTTTTGAGCAGGAGAATCCTCCTAGTAAGGTAGAGTGGATAGATGTACCATGGAATGCTATGGAAAGTAAGATTTTGACGGCGGTGTCAGCAAAAACCGCTCCAGATGTAGTTAATTTGAATCCTGATTTTGCTTCTCAGTTAGCTAGTCGTAATGCTTGGTTAAATTTAGACACGCAAATTCCTTCAGAAGTGAAAGATAAATACTTAGGGAAAATTTGGGATGGAAATAGTATCAATTTATGTAGTGCAGAAAATCAGTGCGAAAAAATAATTTTTGGCATTCCTTGGTATTTAACTACCACGATTACGGTTTATAATGAGGATTTGTTAAATCAAGCAGGAGTAAGTCAACCCCCTCAAACTTTTGCAGATTTGGCAGTTGTTGCTCAACAGGTAAAGGAGAAAACAGGAAAATATGCTTTCTTTGTGCCTTTTGTTGCCAATGATTCTAACGAGGTTTTACAGTCTTTTGTGCAAATGGGTGTGAGTTTGTTGGATGAAAACGGAAAAGCAACTTTTAACACTCCCGAAGGTTTAAAGGTGTTTCAGTATTGGGTAGATTTATATCAGAGAGATTTATTACCTCCTGAAATTTTAACTCAAGGACATCGTCATGCCATCGAACTTTATCAAGCTGGGGAATTAGCTTTATTAGGCACAGGGGCAGAATTTCTGAAAACTATCGCTACTAATGCGCCAACTATCTACGAAAAATCTAATGTTACTTCTCAGATTACGGGAGATACGGGAAAGAAAAATGTGGCGGTGATGAATTTAGTAATTCCCAAGGATACGGATAAATCTGAGGAAGCCTTAAAATATGCTTTGTTTGTCACTAATGGTGAGAATCAGCTAAAGTTTACTCAACAGGCTAATGTTTTACCTTCCCATAAAGATGCGATCGCATCTTACATTAGTAGTTTAGAAAAAGAGAATAGTAACGATATTCTTATACAAGGTAGAAAAATAAGTGCTCAACAATTAGAAGAAGCAGAGGTATTAATTCCCCCAGTGAAAAATATCGGTCAATTGAAGAAAATTATTTATGATAATATTCAACAGGCAATGTTAGGAGAAAAAACTGTTGAACAAGCCATTAACGATGCCGCTAACCAGTGGGATAATTCAACGAGGAGTTAA
- a CDS encoding FKBP-type peptidyl-prolyl cis-trans isomerase, with product MKPIIISLSVVIVCGLFLIGSFFLNQGKTRAIAEEMSQTNATLTQDVSKIASASQLQSTGNMDIDLSKAETTSTGLMYIEQEAGNGETPTRGKKVVVHYTGYLAEEGFARGKKFDSSRDRNQPFSFTIGVGQVIKGWDEGVAKMSVGTKSTLIIPPDLGYGARGAGGVIPPNSTLIFDVELLDIK from the coding sequence ATGAAGCCAATTATTATCAGTTTAAGTGTTGTTATTGTTTGTGGTTTATTTTTAATTGGTTCTTTTTTTCTTAATCAGGGAAAAACAAGAGCGATTGCTGAAGAAATGAGCCAAACTAATGCTACACTCACACAGGATGTATCAAAGATTGCATCCGCTAGTCAACTTCAATCAACAGGAAATATGGATATAGATTTATCAAAGGCAGAAACTACTTCTACGGGTTTAATGTATATTGAGCAAGAGGCAGGAAATGGTGAAACACCCACTAGAGGTAAAAAAGTAGTGGTTCATTATACGGGTTATCTAGCGGAAGAGGGATTTGCTAGAGGCAAAAAGTTTGATAGTTCCCGCGATCGCAATCAGCCTTTTTCCTTTACCATAGGAGTAGGGCAGGTAATCAAAGGTTGGGATGAGGGAGTAGCGAAAATGAGTGTTGGCACAAAAAGCACTTTAATTATTCCGCCTGATTTGGGCTATGGTGCAAGAGGTGCCGGTGGTGTTATTCCTCCTAATTCTACTCTTATTTTTGACGTAGAATTATTGGATATTAAGTAG
- a CDS encoding four helix bundle protein — translation MIELKSYRDLTVWQKSMDLVVICYQLTSQFPKTEIDGLSSQIQRAAVSIPANIAEGKGRNHLGDYIRHLSMANGSLKELETHLMIVGRLGYLKEQELKVTALSL, via the coding sequence ATGATTGAACTAAAAAGTTATCGAGATTTAACGGTTTGGCAAAAATCAATGGATTTGGTAGTAATATGTTATCAATTAACTTCTCAATTTCCCAAAACAGAAATTGATGGTTTAAGTAGTCAAATACAAAGAGCCGCAGTTTCAATTCCTGCCAACATCGCAGAAGGAAAAGGGAGAAATCATTTGGGTGATTATATTCGTCATCTTTCTATGGCAAATGGCTCACTCAAAGAATTAGAAACTCATTTGATGATTGTAGGACGATTAGGCTATCTTAAAGAGCAAGAATTAAAAGTTACGGCTCTATCACTTTGA
- the map gene encoding type I methionyl aminopeptidase, with protein sequence MGNENIVLLSSREIEKMRQVGKLAAQLLDHLEKMVKPGISTYELNEEAEKWTKAHGAKSAPLGYGKPPFPASICTSVNDVICHGIPDKKQILKDGDIINIDVTPILDGYHGDTSRTFFVGTPSPIAKKLVEVTEECMYRGINAVRPGGKIGDIGAAIQEYAESQGFSVVRNFVGHGVGRVFHTPPQIPHYGKKGTGKKLRPGMVFTIEPMINEGTWEAEMGDDGWTAYTKDRKLSAQFEHTVAVTNDGVEILTLNR encoded by the coding sequence ATGGGTAACGAAAACATAGTTCTTTTATCTAGTCGAGAAATCGAAAAAATGCGTCAGGTGGGCAAACTAGCGGCACAATTATTAGACCATTTAGAAAAGATGGTAAAGCCCGGTATTAGTACTTACGAATTAAATGAAGAAGCCGAAAAATGGACAAAAGCTCATGGCGCAAAAAGTGCTCCCCTAGGCTATGGAAAGCCTCCTTTCCCTGCGTCTATTTGTACTAGCGTCAATGATGTCATTTGTCACGGTATTCCTGACAAAAAACAGATTTTAAAAGACGGCGATATTATCAACATCGATGTTACTCCCATTTTAGACGGTTATCACGGTGATACTTCTCGTACTTTTTTTGTTGGCACTCCATCTCCTATAGCCAAAAAATTAGTAGAAGTAACAGAAGAATGTATGTATCGGGGTATTAATGCTGTACGCCCGGGAGGAAAAATAGGAGATATAGGGGCGGCAATTCAGGAATATGCCGAAAGTCAGGGTTTTTCCGTGGTCAGAAATTTTGTAGGTCATGGAGTTGGTCGAGTATTTCATACTCCTCCTCAAATTCCTCACTACGGCAAAAAAGGCACAGGGAAAAAATTACGCCCCGGAATGGTGTTTACTATCGAACCAATGATTAATGAAGGCACATGGGAAGCGGAAATGGGGGATGATGGCTGGACAGCTTATACTAAAGATCGTAAATTATCGGCACAATTTGAGCATACTGTAGCCGTTACTAATGATGGTGTAGAAATTTTAACCCTCAATCGCTAA
- the nrtS gene encoding nitrate/nitrite transporter NrtS, whose protein sequence is MDYLQSLFNPKYCQSALKVALFVGTMLFTINHGSALIQGEMTQQRWISGMLTYLIPYSVNIHGRWSSSRLKSPESN, encoded by the coding sequence ATGGATTACCTGCAGAGTCTATTTAATCCTAAATATTGTCAATCGGCATTAAAAGTGGCTTTATTTGTAGGTACGATGTTATTTACAATTAATCATGGAAGTGCCTTAATTCAAGGGGAAATGACGCAACAAAGATGGATTTCAGGGATGTTAACATATTTAATTCCTTATAGTGTCAATATTCATGGGCGATGGAGTAGTAGTCGTTTAAAATCCCCTGAATCAAACTAA
- a CDS encoding hydantoinase B/oxoprolinase family protein produces the protein MNNPRLKKRKWQFWIDRGGTFTDIVALTPDKNIITHKLLSENPEHYQSAPIEGIRQILNIPQGQPLPLEEIEVIKMGTTVATNALLERKGEPVILVINQGFKDALRIGYQNRPDIFARHIILPEMLYQDEIEVQGRFSATGEELQPLNLPQIEKDLQQAYDKGFRSCAIVLLHSYRYPDHELQIGAIASKIGYTQISLSHQTSNLMKLVSRGDTTVVDAYLSPVLQRYIQQVKNNLAHEKQSLPQLMFMQSNGGLVDSKYFQGKDSILSGPAGGIVGAVKTSQQAGFNKIITFDMGGTSTDVAHYAGEYERNFETEVAGVRICTPMMAIHTVAAGGGSICHFDGERYRVGPESAGANPGPVCYGKGDKLTITDCNLLLGKIQGNFFPKVFGKNANQPLNLSLVEKQFQQLKATIKTERKIEEIAQGFLTIAIEIMANAIKKISLQKGYDVSEYALCCFGGAGGQHACLIAENLGMKTIIIHPFAGVLSAYGIGLAEIIIIKEKSLNLNFNLDVIEDIKKEYQLLEIKAKKDLEKQINEESNRYQINSKIYLKYQGTDFSLPINFNENYQIITEEFNQIHKQRYGFILPEKQLTIEKISLELISPTYQQNHQLLNHKINSHSQPITTVKMYSKNQWHDTPVYERNNLSINQKIIGPALIIESTGTNIIEKGWQGEINHNGHLILTYLESPSDSNINHQDIAKPDPILLEIFNNLFRFIAEEMGITLQNTSYSVNIKERLDFSCAIFDSQGELVANAPHIPVHLGSMSESIKALIKDEKITIEKGDVYLTNNPYNGGTHLPDITAITPVFINDSSQPNFYVASRGHHADIGGITPASMPSNSTNIEEEGILIDNFCLIKNSQLQEQELQILLTNHAYPVRYYQQNLADLKAQIAANEKGVKELINLVNKYSLTTVNSYMQFVQDNAEKCVKKAIKNLRNGTYTINLDNGAKIKTKITINQENLTADIDFTGTSAQQNNNFNAPASITKAVVLYVFRTLVDDDIPLNAGCLKPLNIIIPEGCLLNPKYPCAVVAGNVETSQNIADCLYGALGIMANSQGTMNNFTFGNREYQYYETICGGSGAGYNHNGTDAIQVHMTNSRLTDVEVLETRYPVRVEEFKIRENSGGKGKYRGGNGVIRAIRFLQPMSAGILSSRRVIFSQGLEGGEKGKKGVNYIIKNNKEKQLLLSNDSVNIDINDVFVIKTPGGGGFGFVN, from the coding sequence ATGAATAATCCCAGATTAAAAAAAAGAAAATGGCAATTTTGGATTGATAGGGGGGGAACTTTTACAGATATTGTTGCTTTAACCCCAGATAAAAATATTATTACCCATAAACTTTTGTCGGAAAATCCTGAACATTATCAATCTGCCCCCATTGAAGGTATTAGACAAATTCTCAATATTCCCCAAGGGCAACCTTTACCTCTTGAAGAAATTGAGGTTATCAAAATGGGAACAACGGTGGCAACTAATGCTTTACTGGAGAGAAAAGGTGAACCAGTTATCTTAGTTATTAATCAGGGTTTTAAGGATGCGTTGAGGATTGGTTATCAAAATCGTCCTGATATTTTTGCCCGTCATATCATCTTACCTGAAATGTTGTACCAAGATGAGATCGAAGTTCAAGGACGTTTTTCCGCTACGGGAGAAGAATTACAACCCCTCAATTTACCCCAAATAGAAAAGGATTTACAACAGGCTTATGATAAAGGTTTTCGCAGTTGCGCTATAGTTTTACTCCATAGTTATCGTTATCCAGATCATGAATTGCAAATAGGTGCGATCGCATCTAAAATAGGATATACACAAATATCATTATCCCATCAAACCAGCAACTTAATGAAGCTAGTGAGTCGGGGAGATACTACGGTAGTGGATGCTTACCTCTCCCCCGTCTTACAACGATATATTCAACAAGTAAAAAATAATCTTGCCCACGAAAAACAATCTTTACCCCAACTGATGTTTATGCAATCCAACGGCGGATTGGTTGACAGTAAATACTTTCAAGGCAAGGATAGCATATTATCAGGACCTGCGGGAGGAATTGTCGGCGCCGTCAAAACTTCTCAACAAGCAGGATTTAATAAAATCATTACTTTTGACATGGGAGGCACTTCCACCGATGTTGCCCACTATGCAGGAGAATATGAAAGAAATTTCGAGACAGAAGTAGCAGGGGTAAGAATCTGCACTCCCATGATGGCAATACACACCGTAGCCGCAGGAGGAGGCTCAATTTGCCATTTTGACGGTGAAAGATACCGAGTAGGTCCAGAATCAGCAGGGGCGAACCCCGGTCCTGTATGCTATGGTAAGGGGGATAAACTAACCATTACCGACTGTAATTTATTATTAGGCAAAATTCAAGGGAATTTTTTCCCTAAAGTATTTGGTAAAAATGCTAATCAACCCTTAAACTTAAGTTTAGTAGAAAAGCAATTTCAGCAGTTAAAAGCTACCATTAAAACTGAGAGAAAAATAGAAGAAATAGCTCAGGGATTTTTAACCATTGCCATCGAAATAATGGCAAATGCCATCAAAAAAATATCACTACAAAAAGGTTATGATGTCAGTGAATATGCCCTTTGTTGTTTTGGAGGTGCAGGAGGGCAACACGCCTGTTTAATTGCTGAAAATTTAGGCATGAAAACTATTATTATTCATCCCTTCGCTGGAGTTTTATCTGCTTATGGTATTGGTTTAGCAGAAATCATCATTATCAAAGAAAAAAGCCTTAATCTTAATTTTAATCTTGATGTCATTGAAGATATAAAAAAAGAATATCAGCTATTGGAAATCAAGGCTAAGAAAGACTTAGAAAAGCAAATTAATGAAGAAAGTAACCGTTATCAAATTAACTCAAAAATTTATCTTAAATATCAAGGTACAGACTTTAGTTTACCCATTAACTTTAACGAAAATTATCAAATAATAACTGAAGAATTTAATCAAATTCACAAGCAAAGATATGGCTTTATTCTCCCAGAAAAACAGTTAACTATCGAAAAAATTTCCTTAGAATTAATCTCTCCTACCTATCAGCAAAATCATCAACTCTTAAACCATAAGATTAACTCTCATTCTCAACCCATTACCACTGTGAAAATGTATAGTAAAAATCAGTGGCATGACACTCCAGTTTATGAGAGAAACAATTTATCTATCAATCAAAAAATTATTGGTCCTGCCTTAATTATAGAATCCACTGGTACAAATATCATTGAAAAAGGATGGCAAGGAGAAATTAACCATAATGGGCATTTAATATTAACTTATTTAGAAAGTCCATCAGATTCAAATATTAATCATCAAGACATAGCAAAACCTGATCCTATTTTACTAGAAATTTTTAATAACCTATTTCGTTTTATAGCCGAAGAAATGGGCATAACTTTACAAAATACTAGCTATTCAGTAAATATTAAAGAGAGACTAGATTTTTCCTGTGCAATTTTCGATTCTCAAGGGGAATTAGTGGCAAATGCACCTCATATTCCTGTCCATTTAGGCTCAATGAGTGAAAGTATCAAAGCCCTAATTAAAGATGAAAAAATAACTATAGAAAAAGGAGATGTTTATTTAACGAATAATCCCTATAATGGCGGTACTCATTTACCAGATATAACTGCCATTACTCCAGTTTTTATTAATGATAGTTCACAACCTAATTTTTATGTTGCTTCCCGTGGACATCATGCAGATATCGGGGGAATAACTCCTGCTTCCATGCCTTCTAATAGTACCAATATTGAAGAAGAAGGTATTTTAATCGATAATTTCTGTTTAATTAAAAATAGTCAATTACAAGAGCAAGAATTACAAATTTTATTAACAAATCATGCTTATCCTGTGAGATATTATCAGCAAAATTTAGCAGATTTAAAGGCACAAATTGCCGCCAATGAAAAAGGAGTCAAAGAATTAATCAATCTCGTTAATAAGTATAGCTTAACAACTGTCAATAGTTATATGCAGTTTGTCCAAGATAATGCAGAAAAATGTGTAAAAAAAGCTATTAAAAATCTGCGTAATGGTACTTATACTATTAATTTAGATAATGGTGCTAAAATTAAAACTAAAATAACCATCAATCAGGAAAACTTAACGGCAGATATTGATTTTACTGGCACATCTGCTCAACAAAATAATAATTTTAATGCCCCTGCGTCCATTACAAAAGCAGTAGTTTTATACGTTTTTCGCACTTTAGTTGATGATGATATACCCCTTAACGCTGGTTGCCTGAAACCTTTAAATATTATTATTCCTGAAGGTTGTCTGTTGAATCCGAAGTATCCTTGTGCAGTGGTGGCTGGAAATGTGGAAACATCTCAAAATATTGCAGATTGTCTTTATGGAGCATTAGGAATTATGGCAAATTCTCAGGGTACTATGAACAATTTTACTTTTGGTAATAGGGAGTATCAATACTACGAAACCATTTGCGGTGGTTCAGGGGCGGGATATAACCATAATGGTACAGATGCGATTCAGGTTCACATGACCAATTCCCGTTTAACGGATGTGGAAGTGTTAGAAACTCGCTATCCAGTGAGGGTTGAGGAGTTTAAGATTAGAGAAAATAGTGGAGGGAAAGGAAAATATAGAGGGGGTAATGGGGTAATTCGGGCGATTCGTTTTTTACAGCCGATGAGTGCAGGAATTTTGTCTAGTAGAAGGGTTATTTTTTCTCAAGGTTTAGAGGGAGGAGAAAAAGGAAAAAAAGGAGTTAATTATATTATTAAAAATAATAAAGAAAAGCAATTACTATTATCTAATGATTCTGTTAATATCGATATAAATGATGTTTTTGTGATAAAAACGCCCGGGGGGGGAGGCTTTGGTTTCGTCAATTAA
- a CDS encoding DUF4336 domain-containing protein, whose translation MSKKREQKWGWWFLLPLYPYQQRATVRQEVVEDTIWTFEQPHGLLYAVVPIRMTVVKLKQGGLLVYCPIAPTPECVKLMRELEARYGEVKYIIHSTSSGLEHKIFVAPFARRFPQAQIWCAPSQWSFPLNLPLSWLGFPPQRTYILPEDWRETPFSDEFKYAMVNIDLSKGSFAEVALLHKSTETLLVTDAVIKIPPSPPAILELNPFPLLFHARETALDKLEDTPENRLKGWQRICLFALYFRPSMVDTAPLKQLLKEAFNAPNRSRENYFGAYPFRWQSGWKQSFDAIASLEKPFVAPILETLILPQNPSAAINWANNIASWQFKQIIPAHFSAPIQATPLEFRQAFSFLDIESNRPEKLYPSGNQQIFSRDSTFIKQLEATLIKLNIAKPPKLKRVQGEDNSSLFS comes from the coding sequence TTGAGTAAAAAACGAGAGCAAAAATGGGGTTGGTGGTTTTTACTACCCCTGTATCCTTATCAACAACGGGCAACTGTCAGACAAGAAGTTGTCGAGGATACCATTTGGACTTTTGAGCAACCTCACGGATTGCTTTATGCTGTTGTTCCGATTCGTATGACAGTAGTAAAATTAAAGCAGGGTGGTTTATTAGTCTATTGCCCGATCGCACCTACTCCAGAATGTGTTAAATTGATGAGGGAATTAGAAGCTCGTTATGGAGAAGTAAAATATATTATCCACTCTACCAGTTCAGGGTTAGAGCATAAAATTTTTGTTGCCCCTTTTGCCCGTCGTTTTCCTCAAGCTCAAATTTGGTGTGCTCCTAGTCAATGGAGTTTTCCTCTCAATTTGCCCTTATCATGGCTTGGTTTTCCCCCCCAACGCACCTATATACTACCTGAAGATTGGCGAGAAACTCCTTTTTCTGATGAGTTTAAATATGCAATGGTTAACATTGATTTAAGTAAAGGCTCATTTGCAGAGGTTGCCCTATTACATAAATCCACAGAGACTTTATTAGTAACCGATGCGGTTATCAAAATTCCTCCTTCTCCTCCGGCAATTCTTGAATTAAATCCTTTCCCTCTTCTTTTTCACGCTAGAGAAACCGCCTTAGATAAACTAGAAGATACCCCTGAAAATCGTCTTAAAGGATGGCAAAGAATTTGTCTATTTGCTCTCTATTTCCGTCCTAGTATGGTGGATACAGCCCCTCTCAAACAATTGCTAAAAGAGGCTTTTAACGCTCCTAATCGCTCTCGTGAGAACTATTTTGGCGCCTATCCCTTCCGTTGGCAATCAGGGTGGAAACAGTCCTTTGATGCGATCGCATCTTTAGAAAAACCCTTTGTCGCTCCCATATTAGAAACACTGATTTTACCCCAAAATCCCTCTGCGGCTATTAATTGGGCGAATAACATCGCCTCATGGCAATTTAAGCAAATTATTCCCGCTCATTTTTCCGCACCAATTCAGGCGACACCCCTTGAATTTCGTCAAGCCTTTTCCTTTTTAGACATAGAGTCAAACCGCCCAGAAAAGCTCTATCCTAGCGGTAATCAACAGATTTTTAGCCGAGACAGCACTTTTATTAAACAATTGGAAGCCACATTAATTAAACTTAATATAGCCAAGCCACCTAAATTAAAAAGAGTTCAGGGTGAAGACAATTCTTCGCTTTTTTCTTGA
- a CDS encoding class I SAM-dependent methyltransferase, with product MSSEAKKQTINDLVEKHLSNNQPSAWFEELYASAKSNPSYIPWAKLEANSHLREWLKNHQGIKKNEQLTAVVIGCGLGDDAELLQETGFQVTAFDVSPTAINWCRQRFPNTKVNYVCEDIFQLPRIWEKQFDFVWECRTIQALPLEVRENAINAVVSLVKVTGTLLMFTHYHTEKKPPSGPPWALSENDLDYFIRLGLKENKRSIDFLHEGKTNTLLLEYSF from the coding sequence GTGTCATCAGAAGCAAAAAAACAAACTATAAATGATTTAGTTGAGAAACACTTAAGTAATAATCAACCATCGGCATGGTTTGAAGAATTATATGCCTCTGCTAAAAGTAATCCTTCTTACATACCTTGGGCAAAGTTAGAGGCTAATTCTCATCTTCGAGAATGGTTAAAAAACCATCAGGGAATCAAGAAAAATGAACAATTAACGGCTGTTGTTATTGGTTGCGGTTTAGGGGATGATGCAGAATTACTTCAAGAAACTGGTTTTCAGGTAACGGCTTTTGATGTATCTCCTACTGCAATTAATTGGTGTCGTCAGCGTTTTCCCAACACCAAAGTTAATTATGTTTGTGAAGATATTTTTCAGTTACCGAGGATATGGGAAAAACAGTTTGATTTTGTTTGGGAGTGTCGCACTATCCAAGCCTTACCCTTAGAGGTGAGAGAAAATGCAATTAATGCTGTTGTCTCCCTAGTTAAAGTTACAGGCACACTATTAATGTTCACTCATTATCATACTGAAAAAAAACCGCCTTCAGGTCCTCCTTGGGCTTTATCTGAGAATGATTTAGATTATTTTATTCGTTTAGGCTTAAAGGAAAATAAACGCTCCATTGATTTTTTACATGAGGGTAAAACTAATACTTTGTTATTAGAATATAGTTTTTGA
- the pilM gene encoding type IV pilus assembly protein PilM — protein MLSFLDNFMGGKTNGVGIEIGPDKVTLAQISKKGQQYKLLKYYSLEVPEEIFEEGQIVDSPALAELIDQLLKEAKVKPKQIATAVPMKDAVMRIIPIPAELNDQELRDMVLNHEAALYLPYPREEVDIDYQKLGYFVDEDGIEKVQVLLVATRREVTDLYLETFQQAGLKVSVLEINSFALIRTIKEQLKQFSSSEAVVLVDIEFDTTEIAIICEGVPQFTRTIPIGTYQMQTALAQAMNLPTSKNTELLQEITIPNNPEQTTSASTTSSQTWINPGMDSLLRVLGELVDELRRSINFYLNQSGDVEVVQMLLSGPGAGLAQIDEFFTKKLSLPTMQVDPISALSLSLKEDLSPMQRAGLGTVLGLGMRMS, from the coding sequence ATGTTAAGTTTTTTAGACAACTTCATGGGGGGGAAAACCAACGGTGTCGGTATTGAAATCGGTCCCGATAAAGTCACCCTTGCTCAAATTAGTAAAAAAGGTCAACAATACAAATTACTCAAGTACTATTCTTTAGAAGTGCCAGAAGAAATATTTGAGGAAGGACAAATAGTTGATTCTCCGGCATTGGCTGAGTTGATTGACCAACTTTTAAAGGAGGCAAAGGTTAAACCAAAGCAAATTGCTACTGCCGTACCCATGAAAGATGCGGTTATGCGTATTATACCAATTCCTGCAGAATTAAATGATCAGGAATTAAGAGACATGGTGCTTAACCATGAAGCAGCCTTATATCTACCTTATCCTAGAGAAGAAGTGGATATAGACTATCAAAAATTAGGCTACTTTGTGGATGAGGATGGCATCGAAAAAGTACAAGTTTTGTTAGTTGCTACCAGAAGAGAAGTAACTGACTTATACCTAGAAACATTTCAACAGGCAGGATTGAAAGTAAGTGTTCTGGAAATCAATAGTTTTGCTTTAATTAGAACTATAAAAGAACAACTCAAACAATTTTCTTCTAGTGAGGCGGTGGTTTTAGTGGATATTGAGTTTGATACTACCGAAATTGCCATTATCTGTGAAGGTGTACCCCAATTTACCCGCACAATCCCCATTGGCACATATCAAATGCAAACAGCCTTGGCTCAAGCAATGAATTTGCCCACTTCCAAAAACACAGAACTATTGCAGGAAATCACTATTCCCAATAATCCAGAACAAACTACCAGCGCTAGTACCACTAGCAGTCAAACTTGGATAAACCCCGGCATGGATTCTTTATTAAGGGTTTTAGGTGAATTAGTGGATGAGTTGCGTCGTTCTATCAATTTCTATCTCAATCAGAGTGGAGATGTGGAAGTAGTGCAGATGCTTTTATCTGGTCCAGGGGCGGGTTTGGCGCAAATTGATGAGTTTTTTACCAAAAAATTAAGTTTACCAACGATGCAGGTTGACCCAATTTCAGCTTTATCTCTGAGTTTGAAAGAGGATTTATCCCCGATGCAAAGGGCTGGATTGGGAACTGTTCTTGGTTTAGGAATGAGGATGAGCTAG